In a single window of the Melissococcus plutonius ATCC 35311 genome:
- a CDS encoding gluconeogenesis factor YvcK family protein — translation MIKNSQPRKPKIAIIGGGTGLPVILKSLRNQNVDITAIITVADDGGSSGEIRTSMQMTPPGDLRNVLVALSDMPQLYEDIFQYRFKASDQYFANHAIGNLIIAALTEMRESTYEAIQLLSKLMHVDGHIYPSSEEPLILHAVFEDGTRAIGESNIATDRKVIDHVYVTNMNDEKQQPKAARKVVKAIHEADMIVLGPGSLFTSILPNLVINEIAEAIKQTTAEVVYICNIMTQKGETEHFTDADHVRVLNKHLDTKFIDTVLVNTEKIPDGYMDPTIYDEYLVQVEHDFSGLRNEGCRVISTNFLKLRNSGVFHDGNRVVDELFKIVFGAK, via the coding sequence ATGATAAAAAATTCTCAGCCCAGAAAACCTAAAATTGCAATTATTGGTGGTGGAACAGGATTACCCGTTATTCTGAAAAGTTTGAGAAACCAGAATGTTGATATCACTGCAATTATAACGGTTGCTGATGATGGAGGTAGTAGTGGAGAGATTCGAACATCAATGCAGATGACGCCCCCTGGAGATTTAAGGAATGTCTTGGTAGCTCTTTCTGATATGCCACAATTATATGAAGATATTTTTCAATATCGATTCAAAGCATCTGATCAATATTTTGCTAATCATGCAATAGGAAATTTAATTATTGCTGCATTAACAGAAATGCGTGAAAGTACCTATGAAGCGATTCAATTATTGTCAAAATTAATGCATGTTGATGGACATATTTATCCATCTTCGGAAGAACCACTTATCTTACATGCTGTTTTTGAAGATGGAACTAGAGCTATAGGTGAGTCAAATATTGCAACGGATCGAAAAGTGATTGATCATGTTTATGTAACAAATATGAATGATGAAAAGCAGCAACCAAAGGCGGCAAGAAAGGTAGTTAAAGCGATTCATGAAGCGGATATGATTGTTTTAGGACCTGGAAGTTTGTTTACCAGTATTCTACCTAATTTGGTTATTAATGAAATTGCAGAGGCAATCAAACAAACAACAGCCGAAGTTGTTTATATTTGCAATATTATGACACAAAAAGGAGAAACGGAACATTTTACAGATGCTGATCATGTGCGGGTTTTAAACAAACATTTAGATACAAAATTTATTGATACTGTTCTAGTTAATACGGAAAAAATTCCAGATGGGTATATGGATCCAACTATTTATGATGAGTATTTAGTTCAAGTGGAGCATGATTTTAGCGGTTTGCGTAATGAAGGATGTCGTGTTATTTCAACGAACTTTTTAAAGCTAAGAAATAGTGGTGTTTTTCATGATGGAAATCGGGTTGTTGATGAATTATTTAAAATTGTATTTGGAGCCAAATAA
- the uvrA gene encoding excinuclease ABC subunit UvrA: protein MANDKINIHGARVHNLKNIDVMIPRDQMVIITGLSGSGKSSLAFDTIYAEGQRRYVESLSAYARQFLGQMDKPDVDSIDGLSPSISIDQKTTSKNPRSTVGTVTEINDYLRLLYARVGHPICPNDHIEITSQSVEQMVDKVIDLPERTKIQILAPIIVKKKGQHKKVFEMIQREGYVRLRIDGTIYDISEVPELEKNKKHDIEIVIDRIVVKDGIRSRLFDSFEAALRLANGYALVDIIDGTEMLFSEHYACPYCGFTIGELEPRLFSFNAPFGACPDCDGLGVKLEVDKEAVIPYPEKTLREGVLVPWNPISSQYYPEMLEQAAACFSIDMDTPFEKLPKEQQELLLYGSNGKLFHFHYENDFGGVRDTDVPFEGILKNIDRRYHETNSDFTRDQMRLYMTELPCQSCCGYRLNPQALCVQINDKNIGQVNELPIKEELKFFEDLILSEQEEIIARPILKEIQDRLIFLKNVGLDYLTLSRAAGTLSGGEAQRIRLATQIGSNLSGVLYILDEPSIGLHQRDNDRLIASLKKMRDLGNTLIIVEHDEDTMRASDYLIDVGPGAGKQGGEIIAVGTPEEVAKNPASLTGQYLSGKKAIPVPKERRKGNGKQIKLTGAAENNLKNITVTFPLGELIAVTGVSGSGKSTLVNQIVKKALAQKLNRNSNKPGKHKSISGYQSIEKIIDIDQRPIGRTPRSNPATYTSVFDDIRDLFAQTNEAKVRGYKKGRFSFNIKGGRCEACRGDGIIKIEMHFLPDVYVPCEICHGKRYNSETLEVRYKGMNISDVLNMTVNDAVEFFKSIPKIYRKLQTIVDVGLGYITLGQSATTLSGGEAQRMKLASELYKISNGKNFYILDEPTTGLHTDDIARLLKVLERLVDKGNTVLVIEHNLDVIKSADYVIDLGPEGGEEGGTIVAKGTPEEVANVGESYTGRYLKKYLD, encoded by the coding sequence ATGGCAAATGATAAGATAAATATTCATGGTGCACGTGTTCACAACTTAAAAAATATTGATGTCATGATTCCAAGAGATCAAATGGTTATCATCACTGGATTATCTGGTTCTGGAAAAAGTTCACTTGCTTTTGATACGATTTATGCAGAAGGACAACGCCGTTATGTTGAAAGTCTTTCTGCTTATGCACGGCAATTCTTAGGTCAAATGGATAAACCAGACGTTGATAGTATTGATGGCTTGAGTCCGTCTATTTCAATTGATCAAAAAACAACCAGTAAAAATCCTAGATCAACAGTTGGAACGGTTACAGAAATTAATGACTATTTGCGACTTTTATATGCGCGTGTCGGACATCCAATTTGTCCAAATGATCATATCGAGATTACAAGTCAATCTGTTGAACAAATGGTTGATAAGGTAATTGATCTACCAGAAAGAACCAAAATACAGATTTTAGCACCAATAATTGTTAAGAAGAAAGGACAACATAAAAAAGTTTTTGAAATGATTCAGCGTGAAGGCTACGTCCGTCTACGTATTGATGGTACTATTTATGACATAAGTGAAGTACCTGAGTTAGAAAAGAATAAAAAACATGATATTGAAATTGTGATCGATAGAATTGTTGTAAAAGATGGGATTCGTTCTCGGTTATTTGATTCGTTTGAAGCAGCATTACGATTGGCCAATGGATATGCTTTAGTTGATATTATTGACGGGACAGAAATGTTATTTAGTGAACATTATGCTTGTCCTTACTGTGGATTTACAATTGGCGAGTTGGAACCTCGTTTGTTTTCATTTAATGCTCCTTTTGGTGCTTGTCCTGATTGTGATGGTTTAGGAGTAAAATTAGAAGTGGATAAGGAAGCAGTGATTCCCTATCCAGAAAAGACATTACGTGAAGGAGTCCTTGTTCCCTGGAATCCAATTAGTTCACAATATTATCCAGAAATGTTAGAACAAGCTGCTGCCTGCTTCTCTATTGACATGGATACACCCTTTGAAAAATTACCTAAAGAGCAGCAAGAGTTACTATTGTATGGTTCAAATGGTAAACTTTTCCATTTTCATTATGAAAATGATTTTGGTGGAGTTAGAGACACGGATGTGCCATTTGAAGGTATTTTGAAAAATATTGATCGACGTTATCATGAAACAAATAGTGATTTTACAAGAGATCAAATGCGTTTGTATATGACAGAGCTTCCCTGTCAAAGTTGTTGTGGTTATCGCTTAAATCCACAAGCTTTATGTGTTCAAATCAATGATAAAAATATTGGTCAAGTAAATGAGTTACCAATAAAAGAAGAGTTGAAATTTTTTGAAGATTTAATTTTGTCTGAACAAGAGGAAATAATTGCACGTCCAATTTTAAAGGAAATTCAGGATCGTCTAATCTTTTTAAAAAATGTTGGCTTAGATTATTTAACACTTAGTCGTGCAGCAGGAACGTTATCTGGTGGAGAAGCGCAGCGCATTCGTTTAGCTACCCAAATTGGTTCAAATTTATCTGGAGTACTGTATATTTTAGATGAACCGTCAATTGGCTTACATCAAAGAGATAATGATCGGTTAATTGCTTCATTGAAAAAAATGCGTGATCTTGGAAATACTTTAATTATTGTTGAACATGATGAAGACACCATGCGGGCTTCTGATTATCTTATTGATGTAGGACCAGGAGCTGGAAAACAAGGTGGCGAAATTATTGCTGTAGGCACACCGGAAGAAGTTGCTAAGAATCCGGCTTCTTTGACTGGACAATATTTATCTGGTAAAAAAGCCATTCCCGTTCCGAAAGAGCGACGCAAAGGCAATGGTAAACAGATTAAATTAACTGGGGCTGCTGAGAATAATTTGAAAAATATTACGGTAACTTTTCCTTTAGGGGAATTAATTGCTGTAACTGGTGTGTCTGGTTCAGGCAAAAGCACATTAGTCAATCAAATTGTTAAGAAAGCATTAGCTCAGAAATTAAATAGAAATTCCAATAAACCTGGAAAACATAAAAGTATTTCTGGCTATCAATCAATTGAAAAAATAATTGATATTGATCAACGACCGATTGGTAGAACGCCAAGAAGTAATCCAGCAACCTATACAAGTGTTTTTGATGACATTAGGGATTTGTTTGCACAAACAAATGAAGCAAAAGTACGAGGATATAAAAAAGGTAGATTTAGTTTTAATATTAAAGGTGGACGATGCGAAGCTTGCCGTGGAGACGGAATTATTAAAATTGAAATGCATTTCTTGCCAGATGTCTATGTTCCTTGTGAAATTTGTCATGGAAAACGCTATAACTCAGAAACACTTGAAGTGCGCTATAAAGGAATGAATATTTCGGATGTATTAAATATGACAGTCAACGATGCAGTTGAATTTTTTAAATCAATTCCTAAAATTTATCGTAAACTGCAAACAATTGTTGATGTTGGTTTAGGTTATATTACGCTTGGTCAATCTGCTACTACCTTATCCGGTGGAGAAGCACAACGAATGAAATTAGCAAGTGAATTATATAAAATTTCTAATGGCAAGAATTTTTATATTCTGGATGAACCAACAACAGGATTACATACCGATGATATTGCTCGATTGTTAAAAGTGCTAGAGAGACTAGTAGATAAGGGAAATACAGTATTAGTTATTGAGCACAACTTAGATGTGATCAAATCTGCCGATTATGTTATCGACCTAGGGCCAGAAGGCGGCGAAGAAGGTGGTACCATTGTTGCTAAAGGAACACCAGAAGAAGTTGCTAATGTAGGAGAAAGTTATACGGGTCGTTATTTAAAAAAATATTTAGATTAA
- the rapZ gene encoding RNase adapter RapZ, whose translation MVENLQLVIITGMSGAGKTVAIQSFEDMGYFCVDNMPPSLIPKFWELIRESGKITKIALVVDLRSRNFFREIQNMMIEIENTNMIDTTVMFLDATDEELVSRYKETRRVHPLAMDGLITEGIRKERAILKDIGRDAQLIIDTTNLTPRQLRQEINTEFKSRDTYEFRIEMVSFGFKYGLPIDADIVMDVRFLPNPHYVKELRPLTGQDKPVYDYVMKFDETEEFYHKFIDLLYTILPGYKKEGKNNVTIAIGCTGGQHRSVALTERIGHALETDYHVNITHRDNEKRKETVNRS comes from the coding sequence ATGGTTGAAAATTTACAATTAGTTATTATAACGGGAATGAGTGGCGCAGGAAAAACGGTTGCTATTCAAAGTTTTGAAGATATGGGTTATTTTTGTGTTGATAATATGCCTCCTAGTTTAATTCCAAAATTTTGGGAGTTAATTAGAGAATCGGGTAAAATCACTAAAATTGCTTTAGTGGTTGACTTACGTTCACGAAATTTTTTCCGTGAGATTCAAAACATGATGATTGAAATTGAAAATACAAATATGATTGATACTACTGTCATGTTTTTGGATGCGACCGATGAAGAATTAGTTTCTCGTTATAAAGAAACACGACGTGTTCACCCTTTAGCTATGGATGGGCTCATTACTGAAGGAATTCGAAAAGAAAGAGCTATTTTAAAGGACATAGGCAGAGATGCACAATTGATTATTGATACAACAAATTTAACACCCAGACAATTAAGACAAGAAATTAATACAGAATTCAAGTCACGTGATACCTATGAATTTAGAATCGAAATGGTTTCTTTTGGTTTTAAATATGGATTACCAATTGATGCAGATATTGTCATGGATGTTCGGTTTTTGCCAAATCCACATTATGTTAAAGAATTAAGACCGTTAACAGGACAAGATAAACCTGTCTATGATTATGTCATGAAGTTTGACGAAACAGAAGAATTTTATCATAAATTTATTGATCTATTATATACTATATTACCTGGATATAAAAAAGAAGGAAAAAACAATGTAACTATTGCTATAGGATGCACGGGCGGCCAACATCGATCGGTAGCTCTAACTGAGAGGATTGGTCATGCATTAGAGACGGATTATCATGTAAATATTACCCATCGTGATAACGAAAAAAGAAAAGAAACGGTGAATCGCTCATGA
- the uvrB gene encoding excinuclease ABC subunit UvrB yields MIKKETSNKFELVSKYQPQGDQPEAIKQLIQGIDQGEKAQVLLGATGTGKTFTISNVIKEINKPTLVIAHNKTLAGQLYGEFKEFFPNNAVEYFVSYYDYYQPEAYVPSSDTYIEKDASINDEIDKLRHSATSALLERNDVIVVASVSCIYGLGDPKEYSEQVVSLRKGMEIERNQLLNSLIDIQFERNDIDFQRGRFRVHGDIVEIFPTSRDEHAIRVEFFGDEIERIREVDALTGELIDDLEHIAIFPATHFVTNEEQMEKAIQRIQTELDERLTTLRNENKLLEAQRLEQRTNYDVEMMREMGYTSGIENYSRHMEGREEGEPPYTLLDFFPDDFLIVVDESHVTMPQIRGMYNGDRARKQMLIDYGFRLPSALDNRPLQLEEFEKHVNQIVYVSATPGSYEEEQTDKVVQQIIRPTGLLDPKIEVRPIMGQIDDLVGEINERVAKDQRVFVTTLTKKMAEDLTDYLRELGIKVKYLHSDIKTLERTEIIRNLRLGEFDVLIGINLLREGLDVPEVSLIAILDADKEGLLRSERSLVQTIGRAARNEEGKVIMYGDKITDSMQKAIDETARRRTIQEDYNKQHGIVPKTIIKEIRDLISISKTTDNKTISSMDTSYSKLSHQEKKDLLMKLEKEMRDAAKVLDFETAATLRDTILELKASE; encoded by the coding sequence ATGATAAAAAAAGAAACCTCCAATAAGTTTGAACTTGTGTCAAAATATCAGCCTCAAGGAGATCAACCAGAGGCAATTAAACAGCTTATTCAAGGAATTGATCAAGGTGAAAAGGCTCAAGTACTACTTGGAGCAACAGGTACTGGAAAAACATTTACCATTTCTAATGTTATTAAGGAAATAAATAAACCGACATTAGTGATTGCACATAATAAGACTTTGGCAGGGCAACTTTATGGGGAATTTAAAGAATTTTTCCCTAATAATGCCGTAGAATATTTTGTTAGTTATTATGATTATTATCAACCGGAGGCCTATGTTCCTTCTAGTGATACATATATTGAAAAAGATGCAAGTATTAATGATGAAATTGATAAATTACGTCATTCGGCTACCAGTGCTTTGTTGGAACGAAATGACGTTATTGTTGTTGCATCAGTGTCTTGTATTTATGGATTAGGTGATCCAAAAGAATATAGCGAACAAGTTGTTTCTTTAAGAAAAGGAATGGAAATTGAACGAAATCAGTTATTGAACAGTCTGATAGATATTCAATTCGAGCGTAACGATATTGATTTTCAACGAGGACGGTTTCGTGTGCATGGTGATATTGTCGAAATTTTTCCAACTTCACGCGATGAACATGCCATTCGTGTTGAATTTTTTGGTGATGAGATTGAACGTATTCGTGAAGTTGATGCATTGACTGGTGAATTGATCGATGATTTGGAACATATCGCTATTTTTCCAGCTACTCACTTTGTTACAAATGAAGAACAGATGGAAAAAGCCATTCAACGGATTCAAACTGAATTAGATGAACGCTTAACAACACTACGAAATGAAAATAAATTATTAGAAGCACAACGTTTAGAACAAAGAACAAATTATGACGTTGAGATGATGCGTGAAATGGGCTACACTTCAGGAATTGAGAATTATTCACGGCATATGGAAGGAAGAGAAGAAGGGGAACCCCCTTATACTTTACTGGATTTTTTTCCAGATGATTTTTTAATAGTTGTGGATGAGTCACATGTAACTATGCCTCAAATACGTGGTATGTATAATGGAGATCGTGCTAGAAAACAAATGTTGATCGATTATGGATTTCGCTTACCAAGTGCACTTGATAATCGTCCACTACAATTAGAAGAATTTGAGAAACATGTAAATCAAATTGTATATGTGTCAGCAACACCTGGTTCCTACGAAGAAGAACAGACAGACAAGGTTGTTCAACAGATCATTCGACCTACAGGATTACTCGATCCGAAAATTGAAGTTCGTCCAATTATGGGACAAATTGATGATTTGGTTGGTGAAATTAATGAACGGGTTGCAAAAGATCAGCGGGTGTTTGTGACTACTCTGACTAAAAAAATGGCAGAAGATTTAACAGATTATTTAAGAGAACTGGGCATTAAAGTTAAATATTTACATAGTGATATTAAAACTTTAGAGCGTACAGAGATTATCCGAAATTTACGATTAGGTGAATTTGATGTATTAATAGGAATTAATCTACTTCGAGAAGGTTTGGATGTACCAGAAGTTTCTTTAATTGCGATTTTAGATGCTGATAAAGAAGGACTTCTGCGTAGTGAACGTTCATTGGTTCAAACAATTGGACGGGCAGCTAGAAATGAAGAAGGTAAGGTTATTATGTATGGAGATAAAATTACTGATTCAATGCAAAAAGCAATAGACGAAACAGCAAGACGTCGTACCATTCAAGAAGACTATAATAAACAGCATGGCATTGTACCAAAAACGATTATTAAAGAAATTCGTGATTTAATTTCTATTTCTAAAACAACAGATAACAAAACAATTTCTTCGATGGACACTTCCTATAGTAAACTTAGTCATCAAGAAAAGAAGGATTTATTAATGAAACTAGAAAAAGAAATGCGTGATGCTGCAAAAGTTTTAGACTTTGAAACGGCGGCCACTTTACGAGATACTATTTTAGAATTAAAGGCATCTGAATAG
- the clpP gene encoding ATP-dependent Clp endopeptidase proteolytic subunit ClpP, producing MNLIPTVIEQSSRGERAYDIYSRLLKDRIVMLSGPIDDNVSNSVIAQLLFLDAQDSEKDIYLYINSPGGSVSAGLAIFDTMNFVKADVQTIVLGIAASMGSFLLTAGQKGKRFALPNAEIMIHQPLGGAQGQATEIEIAAKHILNTRERLNKILSERTGQPIEVIEKDTDRDNFMTAEEAKAYGLIDDVMENSRSLKE from the coding sequence ATGAATTTAATACCTACAGTCATTGAGCAATCGTCACGAGGTGAAAGAGCTTATGATATTTATTCTCGTTTATTAAAAGATCGAATTGTTATGTTAAGTGGTCCAATTGATGATAATGTCTCAAATTCAGTTATTGCTCAGTTATTATTCTTAGATGCACAAGATTCTGAAAAAGATATTTATTTATACATCAATTCACCTGGCGGTAGTGTTTCTGCTGGATTGGCAATTTTTGATACTATGAACTTTGTTAAAGCTGATGTTCAAACAATTGTTTTAGGAATTGCTGCTTCTATGGGTAGTTTTTTACTAACAGCAGGTCAAAAAGGCAAACGTTTTGCATTACCAAATGCAGAAATCATGATTCACCAACCCCTTGGCGGCGCACAGGGTCAAGCAACTGAAATTGAAATTGCTGCTAAGCATATTTTAAATACACGTGAAAGACTAAATAAAATTTTATCTGAACGTACAGGACAACCTATTGAAGTCATTGAAAAAGATACAGATCGTGATAATTTTATGACTGCAGAAGAAGCAAAAGCCTATGGTTTAATTGATGATGTCATGGAAAATAGTCGTTCATTAAAGGAATAA
- the whiA gene encoding DNA-binding protein WhiA, which yields MSFASEVKKELTGLEVHREHAKAELAALIRMNGSLGLVNQQFILNVQTENAAIARRIYALLKDHYHVRSELLVRKKMKLKKNNVYIVRLKQDTKKILADLDIMEGLVFQSHVSKQITENPQKIRSYLRGAFMASGSINNPETSRYHLEIYSTYEEHNEDIYKMLNYYRLNAGILERRNGYISYLKGAEKIADFLTLIGATNSMLKFEDVRIIRDMRNSVNRLVNCETANLNKTINAASKQINNIHYIEQTVGLNALPDKLQEIAELRLNYPEVSLKELGEMMTTASISKSGINHRLRKINEFAEELKKNGN from the coding sequence ATGTCATTTGCCTCTGAAGTGAAAAAGGAATTGACAGGACTAGAAGTGCATAGGGAACATGCAAAAGCGGAATTAGCTGCTTTGATACGAATGAATGGTTCTCTAGGTTTGGTTAATCAACAATTTATCTTAAATGTGCAAACCGAAAATGCTGCAATCGCTCGGCGGATTTATGCACTACTAAAAGATCACTATCATGTACGTTCAGAATTACTTGTTCGTAAAAAAATGAAATTGAAAAAGAATAATGTGTATATTGTTCGTTTAAAACAAGATACTAAAAAGATTTTAGCAGATTTAGACATTATGGAAGGATTGGTTTTTCAAAGTCACGTATCTAAGCAGATTACTGAAAATCCACAAAAAATTCGTTCGTATTTGCGTGGGGCTTTCATGGCTTCCGGATCAATTAATAATCCAGAAACAAGTCGGTATCATTTAGAAATTTATTCTACATATGAAGAACATAATGAAGATATCTATAAAATGCTTAATTATTATCGATTAAATGCTGGTATTCTTGAACGTAGAAATGGCTATATCTCTTATTTGAAGGGTGCTGAAAAGATCGCTGATTTTTTGACGTTGATTGGAGCTACAAATTCGATGTTAAAATTTGAAGATGTACGTATTATCCGTGATATGAGAAACTCTGTGAATCGTTTGGTTAATTGTGAAACAGCCAACCTCAATAAAACAATCAATGCAGCATCCAAGCAAATTAATAATATTCATTACATTGAACAGACGGTGGGGCTAAATGCATTACCAGACAAATTGCAAGAAATTGCTGAATTGCGTTTGAATTATCCAGAGGTAAGTCTTAAAGAATTAGGTGAAATGATGACAACTGCCTCGATTTCAAAATCAGGAATTAATCATCGCTTAAGAAAAATCAATGAGTTTGCTGAAGAATTAAAAAAGAATGGTAATTAG
- a CDS encoding thioredoxin domain-containing protein produces the protein MDTSIIKTEKVTTREGLKIGDEKAPIKIIEFINVRCPYSKKWFTDFDGLLTEQVKAGRLQRIIKLLNKEKDSLQRGNIMHRYIDYYKPDVSLEMIRNMFATQEEWGELSLNEVAGYAENILNLSLPLENYSAIKQAIINEATVANIQFIPTILIDNHIFDESISQEQLFNYLQKS, from the coding sequence ATGGATACTTCAATAATTAAAACAGAAAAAGTCACAACTAGAGAAGGTCTTAAAATTGGTGATGAAAAAGCACCAATTAAAATTATTGAATTTATTAACGTTCGTTGTCCCTATTCCAAAAAATGGTTCACTGATTTTGATGGTCTATTGACTGAACAGGTAAAAGCTGGCAGATTGCAACGGATTATCAAGTTGTTAAACAAAGAAAAAGATAGCTTACAACGTGGGAATATCATGCATCGGTATATTGATTATTATAAGCCTGATGTTAGCTTAGAAATGATTCGTAACATGTTTGCCACACAGGAAGAATGGGGTGAATTATCCTTAAATGAGGTAGCAGGTTATGCAGAAAATATCTTAAATCTTTCATTACCTTTAGAGAATTATTCAGCGATCAAACAAGCGATTATTAATGAAGCAACAGTTGCCAATATTCAGTTCATTCCAACGATTTTGATTGATAACCATATTTTTGATGAGTCTATTTCTCAAGAACAGTTATTCAACTATTTACAAAAAAGTTAA
- a CDS encoding carboxymuconolactone decarboxylase family protein: MIRTTAGKDALGNFAPKFAELNDDVLFGEIWSREKELSSHDRSLITITALIAGGSYDQLSFHMKNGKENGITQKEIAEIVTHLAFYVGWPKAWSAFNIAKEIYSFDINKNNNK; encoded by the coding sequence ATGATAAGAACAACTGCTGGTAAGGATGCTTTAGGGAATTTCGCACCAAAATTTGCAGAACTTAATGATGATGTTCTTTTTGGTGAAATTTGGTCAAGAGAAAAAGAATTATCATCTCATGATCGTTCATTGATTACAATTACAGCACTAATAGCAGGCGGAAGTTATGATCAATTATCATTTCATATGAAAAATGGAAAAGAAAATGGCATTACCCAAAAAGAAATTGCAGAAATAGTTACTCACCTTGCTTTTTATGTTGGTTGGCCAAAAGCTTGGTCTGCATTCAACATTGCTAAAGAAATATATAGTTTTGATATAAATAAAAATAATAATAAATAA